From Pongo pygmaeus isolate AG05252 chromosome 22, NHGRI_mPonPyg2-v2.0_pri, whole genome shotgun sequence, one genomic window encodes:
- the ATP5PO gene encoding ATP synthase subunit O, mitochondrial — MATPAVSGLSRQVRCFSTSVVRPFAKLVRPPVQVYGIEGRYATALYSAASKQNKLEQVEKELLRVAQILKEPKVAASVLNPYVKRSIKVKSLNDITAKERFSPLTTNLINLLAENGRLSNTQGVVSAFSTMMSVHRGEVPCTVTSASPLEEATLSELKTVLKSFLSQGQVLKLEAKTDPSILGGMIVRIGEKYVDMSVKTKIQKLSRAMRETA; from the exons ATGGCTACCCCAGCGGTGTCCGGGCTCTCCCGGCAG GTGCGATGCTTCAGTACCTCTGTGGTCAGACCATTTGCCAAGCTTGTGAGG cctcctGTTCAGGTATACGGTATTGAAGGTCGCTATGCCACAGCTCTTTATTCTGCTGCATCAAAACAGAATAAGCTGGAGCAAGTAGAAAAGGAGTTGTTGAGAGTAGCA CAAATCCTGAAGGAACCCAAAGTGGCTGCTTCTGTTTTGAATCCCTATGTGAAGCGTTCCATTAAAGTGAAAAGCCTAAATGACATCACAGCAAAAGAGAGGTTCTCTCCCCTCACCACCAACCTGATCA ATTTGCTTGCTGAAAATGGTCGATTAAGCAATACCCAAGGAGTCGTTTCTGCCTTTTCTACCATGATGAGTGTCCATCGCGGAGAGGTACCTTGCACAGTGACCTCTGCATCT CCTTTAGAAGAAGCCACACTTTCTGAATTAAAAACTGTCCTCAAGAGCTTCCTAAGTCAAGGCCAAGTATTGAAATTGGAGGCTAAG acTGATCCGTCAATCTTGGGTGGAATGATTGTGCGCATTGGAGAGAAATATGTTGACATGTCTGTCAAGACCAAGATTCAGAAGCTGAGCAGGGCTATGCGGGAGACTGCCTAA